In Mangifera indica cultivar Alphonso chromosome 1, CATAS_Mindica_2.1, whole genome shotgun sequence, a single genomic region encodes these proteins:
- the LOC123229065 gene encoding uncharacterized protein LOC123229065 isoform X3: MANPGVGTKFLSVNLNKSYGQSHHQHRNHNQNLSHSGYHGSNRSRPGGVAGGGGGMVVLSRPRSSHKAAGPKLSIPPPLNLPSLRKEHEKFDSLGSSGGSAGGGFSGGGQRPGSSGVGWTKPGRAVALQEKGGVVSCDHMTDNDVDQGLHGIGDGKGSGGAYLPPSVRSGPVGLPSSTFPHVEKMNVLRGEDFPSLRAAVPSQSGFERKHRDGLNQKQKHAMGEGHCNSDQSDGSRFNSLVDVHPRLQSGSFGNGLSENGGRNSDLGGSHGSEQVRKQDEYFAGPLPLVRLNPRFDWADDERDTGHVFAVRDRDDGFSKSEAYWDRDFDIPRPTVLPHKPAHNVFDRWAQNDNETGKISTSEVTKVDPFGRDARTPSRAGQEGHLWRASPPLQKDGFGVKEIGNDKNSFGAGLYGQKREANKENKSVSSSFRDMPLDDFEKRDLGYGQAGRQPWTNTGHSSYSQRAEKNQWERFGNEQYNRFRGDVFQNNSVSKSSFSSGGKGLPVNDPILNFGRDKHQVLTSEKPYLEDPFMKDFGATGFDVQDPFSGGLVGVVKKKKDVKQTDFHDPVRESFEAELERVQKMQEQERQRAIEEQERALELARREEEERLQVAREHEEQRRRLEEEVREAAWRAEQERLNAMCKAEEQRIAREEEKQRTIMEEERRKQAAKQKLLELEERMAKRQVEATKGGSNSSIVAEDKLSGMSKERVISKVVDLADGEDSERMMERNTTSASSDSSGLNRAFDMSCRPHFARDNSAALMERGKPNNSWRRDAFENGNRPTIFPQDSDNGRYSPRRDATVGGKTFPRKEFFGGPGYMSSRAYYKTGIQESHIDEINQPRSQRWSISGDGDHYVRNAEVESDFQENHTERYSDVGWGHNRYRGNPYPSYPERLYQNPDTDGLSSFGRSRYSMRHPRVLPPPSLTVVQKTFHRCENERPGPSTFQENEIEYNHAARSETTRKSGFDSCNQHNLVQPEIIDVQQGNTANLEQNLDTNTTLRCDSQSSLSVSSPPDSPVHLSHDDLDESEDSPALSADEDKDVSLGQDSNSVVLPIESGKDNMMTHSDSVFFGDDDEWTVENDERLQEQEEYDEDEDGYVEEDEIHEGDDGNINLTREFEDMHLVEKSSPNMVNNLVLGFNEGVEVAMPNDEFVTSPQNEESSFPVPQVSVGTVIEDQGSLDGVCGTLQSGDGPSQASADGSSRIFLEAENAMQDLVIKPSSTQLSAASELVVHVDANSGSVLSNQQPIPSSVDMTPNSSSDQTVTSAISAGPSQVEAPVKLQFGLFSGPSLIPSPIPAIQIGSIQMPLLHAQLGPSLAHMHPSQSPLFQFGQLRYSSPISQGVPPLAPRSVPFVKSNMTTNFSLNQNAAVAEPIQSSPETSYNLIKTDALSLSMDNRLGLAQRHLDLSERNALNENSMSASKSSETTFTAQQGHAEVSHLGDKKTSSGLQVEDQGRHMKNFKSLSKESKNLLQIRAGSSVPGSKEKTLTVSKAQGLISGGRNKKYVVSVRNNSGSKSSFAAPETSRSESGGFQRRPRRQRTEFRVRENTDKRLSSGVVSANQVVLDDKPNMNGRSTGFSTRSGFRRDFVSKKSFKQMTELESFDSGGIYSQEIDSGGKAGKGVGSESLTKSQNIPHHEEGNLKRTIRSEEDVDTPLQSGVVRVFGQPGIEAPSDEDDFIEVRSKRQMLNDRREQREKEIKAKSRVTKMPSKSHSTSKTSLVSASSNKISASMSEAANDVHSNFVATDGRNLANTEVSTGFGATKVSQPLAPIGTPALKTDTQADKRPQTIKSVQESPVPVLSGGEKNLSPGIIFDSKNKVLDNLQTPMGSWDNSRLNHQVMALTRKQLDEAMNPGQFDSCVSSKDHTSSVGEPSMPSSTILTKDKAFSSTASPINSLLAGEKIQFGAVTSPTVLRPSTRTISHGIGPPGPCRSEIQISHNISAANNDCSLFFDKEKCSNETCVNLEDSEAEAAASAIAVAAISSDEIVGNELGTCSASVSKTTNFGEGDQQSVSQSKAEESLSVALPADLSVETSPISLWPPLPSPPNSSSQMISHFPGGPPSHFPFYEMNPMLGGPIFALGPHDESATAHSQTQKISTPTSTPLGTWQQCHSGIDSFYGAPTGYAGPFISPTGGIPGVQGPPHMVVYNHFAPVGQFGQVGLSFMGATYIPSAKQPDWKCHPVSSAMGVGEGEMNNVNMVAGQRKPTNLTAPIQHLAPRSPLMPVASTLAMFDVSPFQSSSDISVQAHWSNVTTASHQPISISMPLQQPPDGVLPPQNNPGPPVDQSSNANRFSASRTSTPSNSSRNFHAASDATVNQLPDELGLLDSSSSTGPGTSTQNVVAKSLALITITDAGKTELVQNNSSSESVDQNNATFKPQSLQQKNMSSQQYSSSSGYSYQRGGGISQKNSGSKWSHRRMGFHGRNQSFSAEKGFAPSKMKQIYVAKQTTSGTSARS; this comes from the exons ATGGCCAATCCCGGGGTCGGGACAAAGTTTTTGTCTGTGAATCTGAACAAATCTTACGGGCAATCACACCATCAGCATCGGAATCATAATCAAAACTTATCTCATTCAGGCTATCATGGGTCTAATAGGTCCCGACCTGGTGGTGTTGCTGGTGGAGGAGGAGGAATGGTGGTCCTGTCAAGGCCCCGAAGTTCTCATAAAGCGGCTGGGCCTAAGCTTTCCATTCCACCCCCCTTGAATCTACCCTCCCTACGGAAAGAGCATGAGAAATTTGATTCATTAGGATCCAGTGGTGGTTCTGCTGGGGGAGGGTTTTCAGGTGGTGGACAGAGACCTGGTTCCTCTGGTGTTGGTTGGACTAAGCCAGGTAGAGCAGTTGCTTTGCAAGAGAAGGGAGGTGTTGTTAGTTGTGATCATATGACAGATAATGATGTTGATCAGGGTTTGCATGGCATTGGAGATGGTAAGGGGAGTGGTGGTGCCTATTTGCCACCTTCCGTGCGGTCTGGTCCTGTTGGACTTCCATCTTCCACATTTCCCCATGTAGAGAAGATGAATGTATTAAGGGGTGAAGATTTCCCATCTTTGCGGGCTGCAGTGCCATCTCAATCTGGTTTTGAAAGGAAGCATAGAGATGGATTGAATCAGAAACAAAAGCATGCCATGGGTGAAGGACATTGTAATAGTGACCAAAGTGATGGTTCTAGATTCAACTCCCTTGTAGATGTGCATCCTCGTTTGCAGTCAGGTAGTTTTGGTAATGGATTGAGTGAGAATGGTGGTAGAAATAGTGATTTGGGCGGTTCTCATGGATCAGAGCAAGTAAGAAAACAGGATGAATACTTTGCAGGTCCATTGCCATTGGTTAGGTTGAACCCAAGATTTGATTGGGCTGATGATGAGCGTGATACAGGTCATGTTTTTGCGGTCCGGGACAGAGATGATGGGTTCTCAAAGAGTGAAGCCTACTGGGATAGAGATTTTGATATTCCAAGGCCTACTGTTTTACCACACAAACCAGCTCATAATGTTTTTGACAGGTGGGCACAGAATGACAATGAAACTGGAAAGATTTCTACCAGTGAAGTCACTAAAGTGGACCCTTTTGGTAGAGATGCAAGAACACCTAGCAGAGCAGGACAGGAAGGGCACTTGTGGAGAGCTTCTCCTCCACTTCAAAAAGATGGATTTGGTGTAAAAGAGATtggaaatgacaaaaatagttTTGGTGCAGGGCTGTATGGTCAGAAAAGAGAAGCAAACAAGGAGAATAAGTCAGTATCTTCGTCATTTCGAGACATGCCacttgatgattttgaaaaaagGGATTTGGGGTATGGACAGGCTGGGAGGCAGCCATGGACCAACACAGGGCACTCATCTTACAGTCAGAGGGCTGAAAAGAATCAATGGGAGCGATTTGGCAATGAACAATACAATAGATTCAGGGGGGATGTTTTCCAGAATAATTCAGtgtcaaaatcatcattttcctcAGGTGGCAAAGGGCTTCCAGTTAATGATCCCATTCTCAATTTTGGTAGGGACAAACATCAAGTATTGACGAGTGAAAAACCTTACCTGGAGGACCCTTTCATGAAGGACTTTGGAGCTACTGGTTTCGATGTTCAGGATCCATTTTCTGGGGGTCTTGTTGGGGTtgtaaaaaagaagaaagatgttAAGCAGACTGATTTTCATGATCCTGTCCGAGAATCTTTTGAGGCTGAGCTTGAGAGAGTCCAAAAGATGCAGGAGCAGGAGCGGCAGCGGGCTATTGAGGAACAAGAAAGAGCTTTGGAGCTAGCAcgcagagaagaagaagagaggcTACAAGTAGCTAGGGAACACGAAGAACAACGGAGAAGGTTAGAAGAAGAAGTGAGAGAAGCTGCATGGAGAGCTGAACAAGAGCGACTGAATGCCATGTGCAAGGCTGAAGAACAGAGGATAGCTAGAGAGGAGGAGAAACAGAGGACTATTATGGAGGAGGAGAGGAGGAAACAGGCTGCTAAGCAGAAACTCTTAGAATTGGAAGAAAGAATGGCCAAGAGGCAGGTTGAAGCAACTAAGGGTGGTAGTAATTCTTCCATTGTTGCGGAAGATAAACTTTCAGGAATGTCTAAAGAAAGGGTTATTTCCAAAGTGGTAGATTTGGCTGACGGGGAAGATAGTGAAAGGATGATGGAGAGGAATACAACTTCGGCATCTTCTGATTCCTCTGGTCTGAATAGAGCCTTTGACATGAGCTGTAGGCCTCACTTTGCTAGAGATAATTCTGCTGCCCTTATGGAAAGAGGTAAGCCTAATAACTCATGGAGAAGGGATGCATTTGAGAATGGAAACCGCCCAACCATCTTTCCACAGGACTCAGATAATGGTCGTTATAGCCCCAGGCGAGATGCAACTGTTGGAGGGAAAACATTTCCTCGGAAAGAGTTTTTTGGAGGACCTGGTTATATGTCTTCAAGGGCTTATTATAAAACAGGAATTCAAGAGTCACATATAGATGAAATTAATCAACCAAGAAGTCAGAGGTGGAGTATATCTGGGGATGGTGATCACTATGTCAGAAATGCTGAGGTTGAATCTGACTTTCAGGAGAATCACACTGAGAGATACAGTGATGTTGGTTGGGGCCATAATCGGTATCGTGGAAATCCTTATCCTTCATACCCTGAACGACTATATCAAAATCCTGATACAGATGGGCTTTCTTCCTTTGGGAGGTCAAGGTATTCCATGAGGCACCCTCGTGTACTCCCCCCTCCATCTCTGACTGTGGTGCAAAAAACTTTCCATAGATGTGAGAACGAGCGCCCTGGGCCTTCAACCTTTCAAGAAAATGAGATAGAGTACAATCATGCAGCGAGAAGTGAAACTACAAGGAAATCAGGTTTTGACAGCTGCAATCAACATAATCTTGTACAACCTGAAATAATTGATGTCCAGCAGGGGAATACTGCAAATCTGGAGCAGAATCTGGATACGAACACCACACTTAGATGTGATTCACAATCTTCACTCTCTGTCTCTAGCCCTCCTGATTCTCCCGTTCATCTATCTCATGATGACTTGGATGAATCTGAAGATTCTCCGGCATTATCTGCCGATGAGGATAAGGATGTCTCATTAGGACAAGACAGCAATTCTGTTGTGTTGCCCATCGAATCCGGGAAAGATAATATGATGACTCACTCTGATTCTGTCTTTtttggtgatgatgatgaatggACAGTTGAGAATGATGAACGACTGCAGGAGCAAGAAGAAtatgatgaggatgaagatggaTATGTGGAAGAAGATGAAATTCATGAAGGAGACGATGGGAATATCAACCTGACTCGGGAGTTTGAAGATATGCATCTGGTGGAAAAAAGCTCGCCCAACATGGTGAACAACTTGGTCTTAGGCTTCAATGAGGGAGTTGAGGTAGCAATGCCCAATGATGAGTTTGTAACAAGTCCCCAAAATGAAGAATCTTCATTTCCAGTACCACAGGTTTCTGTTGGTACTGTTATTGAAGACCAGGGATCTTTGGATGGTGTGTGTGGAACACTTCAATCTGGTGATGGTCCTTCCCAAGCAAGTGCTGATGGTTCATCAAGAATCTTCCTGGAGGCTGAGAATGCAATGCAGGATTTGGTTATTAAGCCCAGCAGTACCCAATTATCAGCAGCTTCTGAGTTAGTGGTGCATGTTGATGCTAACAGTGGTTCTGTTTTGTCTAATCAGCAGCCAATACCGTCATCTGTTGATATGACCCCAAATTCATCATCTGATCAAACCGTGACATCTGCTATATCTGCTGGTCCAAGTCAGGTGGAGGCACCTGTTAAGCTGCAGTTTGGGCTGTTTTCAGGGCCTTCTTTGATACCTTCTCCTATTCCAGCCATACAGATTGGTTCTATACAGATGCCTCTTCTGCATGCCCAACTGGGTCCATCCCTTGCCCATATGCACCCCTCACAATCTCCTCTCTTCCAATTTGGACAGTTGAGATATTCTTCACCTATTTCCCAGGGAGTACCTCCTTTGGCACCTCGATCTGTGccttttgttaaatctaatatGACAACCAACTTTTCATTGAATCAGAATGCAGCAGTTGCGGAGCCTATTCAATCCAGTCCAGAAACttcttataatttgataaaaactgATGCATTGTCTCTTTCGATGGATAACCGACTAGGCCTTGCTCAAAGGCATTTGGATCTCTCTGAAAGGAATGcattaaatgaaaattccatGTCAGCAAGTAAAAGTTCAGAAACTACTTTTACGGCACAGCAGGGTCATGCTGAGGTTTCCCATCTTGGTGATAAGAAAACAAGTTCAGGTCTTCAAGTGGAGGACCAGGGTCGCCACATGAAAAACTTCAAATCCCTGTCTAAAGAATCAAAAAACCTGCTTCAGATTAGAGCAGGATCTTCTGTGCCAggttcaaaagaaaaaacattgacTGTGTCAAAAGCTCAAGGTCTAATATCTGGTGgcagaaataaaaaatatgttgtttCAGTTAGAAATAATTCTGGCTCAAAGTCATCTTTTGCGGCCCCTGAAACTTCTCGATCAGAATCTGGTGGATTTCAAAGGAGGCCTCGGCGCCAGCGAACTGAGTTTCGAGTTCGGGAAAACACTGATAAGCGGCTGTCTAGTGGTGTTGTTTCAGCTAACCAAGTAGTTCTGGATGATAAACCAAATATGAATGGAAGGAGTACTGGATTTTCTACCCGAAGTGGGTTTAGAAGAGACTTTGTgtcaaaaaaatcatttaaacagATGACTGAATTAGAATCTTTTGATTCAGGTGGAATATATTCACAGGAAATAGATTCTGGAGGCAAGGCTGGAAAGGGAGTAGGAAGTGAATCTTTGACTAAGAGTCAGAACATTCCACATCATGAAGAGGGAAACCTTAAAAGGACTATTCGCTCCGAAGAGGATGTTGATACTCCTTTACAAAGTGGTGTTGTGCGTGTTTTTGGGCAACCTGGCATAGAAGCTCCTAGTGACGAAGATGACTTTATTGAGGTGAGGTCGAAGAGGCAAATGCTGAATGACCGGCGTGAACAGAGAGAAAAGGAGATCAAGGCAAAGTCTCGGGTCACCAAG ATGCCAAGCAAATCCCATTCAACTTCAAAAACTTCTCTCGTCTCTGcaagttcaaataaaatttctgcATCTATGAGTGAAGCAGCGAATGATGTTCACTCCAATTTCGTTGCTACTGATGGGCGGAATTTGGCAAACACGGAGGTGTCTACAGGATTTGGTGCCACCAAAGTGTCTCAACCCTTGGCCCCAATTGGCACTCCAGCTCTGAAAACTGATACCCAGGCTGATAAAAGACCCCAGACAATCAA GTCTGTCCAAGAGAGCCCTGTACCTGTCTTATCTGGTGGTGAAAAGAATCTCTCACCGGGCATCATATTTGACAGCAAGAATAAGGTTCTGGATAATCTTCAAACACCTATGGGCTCGTGGGACAATTCTCGGCTTAATCATCAG GTAATGGCCCTCACCCGGAAGCAGCTTGATGAGGCCATGAATCCTGGGCAATTTGATTCTTGTGTTTCCAGTAAGGATCATACTAGCTCAGTTGGTGAGCCCAGCATGCCATCATCAACTATCTTGACAAAAGACAAGGCATTCTCTTCCACTGCAAGCCCAATAAACTCTTTGCTTGCTGGGGAGAAAATTCAATTTG GTGCTGTGACATCTCCTACAGTTCTCCGGCCAAGCACTCGCACCATTTCTCATGGAATAGGCCCCCCTGGTCCATGCCGCTCAGAAATCCAAATCTCCCACAATATTTCTGCAGCTAATAATGATTGCTCTCTCTTTTTTGACAAAGAGAAATGTTCTAATGAAACTTGTGTCAATCTAGAAGATTCTGAAGCTGAAGCAGCTGCCTCGGCCATTGCAGTTGCCGCTATAAGTAGTGATGAGATTGTTGGGAATGAACTGGGAACATGCTCTGCCTCTGTATCAAAGACTACAAATTTTGGAG AAGGTGATCAGCAATCAGTGAGTCAATCTAAGGCTGAAGAGTCTCTCTCTGTAGCTTTGCCAGCAGATTTGTCTGTTGAGACCTCGCCAATTTCCTTGTGGCCACCTTTACCAAGCCCACCAAATTCTTCCAGCCAGATGATCTCACATTTCCCTGGAGGTCCACCATCTCATTTTCCTTTCTATGAGATGAATCCAATGTTGGGGGGTCCAATATTCGCTTTGGGGCCTCATGATGAATCTGCCACTGCTCACTCACAAACCCAGAAGATTAGTACTCCAACTTCAACTCCCCTTGGGACTTGGCAACAATGCCATTCTGGCATAGATTCATTCTATGGTGCTCCCACAGGATATGCTGGTCCATTCATCAGCCCGACTGGGGGTATTCCTGGGGTACAAGGCCCGCCACACATGGTTGTCTACAACCATTTTGCACCAGTGGGGCAGTTTGGACAGGTTGGTTTGAGTTTTATGGGTGCCACCTATATTCCATCGGCTAAGCAACCTGATTGGAAGTGCCATCCTGTTTCTTCTGCTATGGGTGTTGGTGAAGGAGAGATGAACAATGTGAACATGGTTGCTGGCCAACGCAAGCCTACCAATTTAACTGCTCCGATCCAGCATCTTGCCCCTAGATCACCTCTTATGCCTGTGGCTTCTACTTTGGCCATGTTTGATGTTTCTCCATTTCAG TCCTCTTCGGATATTTCAGTTCAAGCTCATTGGTCGAATGTTACTACAGCTTCTCATCAGCCCATTTCCATATCAATGCCATTGCAACAACCACCAGATGGTGTACTTCCTCCACAAAATAACCCTGGACCTCCTGTCGACCAGTCATCTAATGCCAATAGGTTTTCTGCATCCCGAACATCAACACCCTCTAATAGCAGTCGGAATTTTCATGCAGCTAGTGATGCAACTGTCAACCAGTTACCTGATGAGCTGGGGTTACTTGATTCATCAAGCTCTACCGGACCTGGGACTTCAACACAGAATGTTGTGGCTAAGAGCTTGGCTCTAATCACCATTACAGATGCTGGCAAGACTGAATTAGTTCAGAATAACAGCAGCAGTGAGAGTGTTGACCAAAACAATGCTACTTTTAAGCCTCAGTCTTTGCAGCAAAAGAATATGTCTTCCCAGCAGTACAGTAGTTCTTCAGGGTACAGTTATCAAAGAGGAGGTGGGATTTCACAGAAGAATTCTGGGAGTAAATGGTCCCATCGAAGAATGGGGTTCCATGGGCGAAACCAGTCTTTCAGTGCAGAAAAGGGTTTTGCCCCTTCAAAGATGAAGCAGATATATGTGGCTAAACAGACCACAAGTGGGACATCAGCACGATCATGA